The following are encoded together in the Tursiops truncatus isolate mTurTru1 chromosome 10, mTurTru1.mat.Y, whole genome shotgun sequence genome:
- the CCR4 gene encoding C-C chemokine receptor type 4, with protein MNPTGIADTTLDESIYNNYYLDESIPKPCTKEGIKAFGELFLPPLYSLVFLFGLLGNSVVVLVLFKYKRLKSMTDVYLLNLAISDLLFVLSLPFWGYYAVDQWVFGLGLCKLVSWMYLVGFYSGIFFITLMSIDRYLAIVHAVFSLRARTLTYGVITSVATWAVAVLASLPGLVFSTCYTEHNHTYCKTKYSFNSTRWKVLSSLEINVLGLVIPLGIMLFCYSMIIRTLQHCKNEKKNKAVKMIFAVVVLFLGFWTPYNVVLFLDTLVKLEVLQDCTFERHLDYAIQATETLAFVHCCLNPVIYFFLGQKFRKYIVQLFKTCRGTLVLCQYCRFLPIYPDTPSSSYTQSTVDHDLHDAL; from the coding sequence ATGAACCCCACGGGTATAGCAGACACCACCCTGGATGAAAGCATCTATAACAATTATTATCTTGATGAAAGCATCCCCAAACCTTGCACCAAGGAAGGTATCAAGGCATTTGGGGAGCTCTTCCTGCCCCCCCTCTACTCCTTGGTCTTTCTGTTTGGTCTGCTTGGAAATTCTGTGGTGGTTCTGGTCCTGTTCAAGTACAAGCGGCTCAAGTCCATGACCGACGTGTACCTGCTCAACCTTGCCATCTCGGACCTGCTCTTTGTGCTCTCGCTCCCTTTCTGGGGCTACTATGCCGTAGACCAGTGGGTGTTCGGGCTCGGCCTCTGCAAGCTAGTTTCCTGGATGTACCTGGTGGGCTTCTACAGTGGCATATTCTTCATCACACTCATGAGCATCGACAGGTACCTGGCCATTGTGCACGCGGTCTTCTCCCTGAGAGCGAGGACCTTGACTTACGGGGTCATCACCAGCGTGGCCACGTGGGCAGTGGCTGTGCTCGCCTCCCTCCCAGGCCTTGTGTTCAGCACGTGTTACACTGAGCACAACCACACCTACTGCAAAACCAAGTATTCTTTCAACTCCACGAGGTGGAAGGTTCTGAGCTCCCTGGAGATCAACGTTCTAGGGCTGGTGATCCCCTTGGGGATCATGCTGTTCTGCTACTCCATGATCATTAGGACCTTGCAGCATTGCAAAAATGAGAAGAAGAACAAGGCAGTGAAGATGATCTTTGCCGTGGTGGTCCTCTTCCTGGGGTTCTGGACCCCTTACAACGTGGTGCTCTTCCTGGACACCCTGGTGAAGCTGGAGGTCCTTCAAGACTGCACCTTTGAGAGGCACCTGGACTATGCCATTCAGGCCACAGAGACCTTGgcttttgttcactgctgcctTAATCCGGTCATCTACTTTTTCCTGGGGCAGAAATTTCGCAAGTACATCGTACAGCTCTTCAAAACTTGCCGGGGCACTTTGGTGCTCTGCCAGTACTGTAGGTTCCTCCCGATTTACCCCGACACCCCCAGCTCATCTTACACACAGTCCACGGTGGACCACGATCTCCACGATGCTCTGTAA